The genomic DNA CGCTTGGGTCAGCATTGAGAGCATCAACAGCATCCAATCTGGCGTTAATCTTCTTCGCGTCCACCAAAGGATGGCAAACCCACTGCTTGAAAGTTCGCTTTCCGAACGGGGTAATGCAGCGGTTCAGCAGCTGGAAAAGAGTACCATCCGAGCCACCATCAGTAGAGTTCGCAAAAATTTCCATATTAATGAGTGTTTGGCCATCCAGGACCAAGCTAGATGCCTTCTTGATCGGATCGTACCAAGTGAAGTTGCCAATGGTGATCAAGTCCCGGTCTAGCTTCAGAACACGAAGATACTGCACCATGGCCCCGAAAGCAGACATCACCAACTCCTTCTCTCGAGCTTGTCGAAGTGTCTCGGGCCACGCTTGAAGGTTCTCGTCGTCCTGAGAGACAAAGTACTCACTCGTATCAAGTTCCTTGACGGTAATGTCGGCTTCCCAGAACTCCTTTCCGGGTTTCATGTAGTTCCAAATGGTTGTAGGACCGGtgttgttcttcaatatccGCACCGCCTTCTGGGAGATGGTTGACTTCTCCAGAAGCAATTCCTGTGGGCGGGTTTGCGCGACGAATGTCTCAAATTTGGTCATATCCACATCGTCGACAAACTCAGACAAAGAGAACTGACCTGTCGCCGTGTCAACAATGGCAAGCCCAAACGCAGGAAGGTCATCAACGATGGCCTCCTTAATAGCGACACAGTACACGGACATGTCATCCTGAAGCATTGACCCTTCAACCAGGGTACCAGCAGTGAGGACACACGACAACTCTCGTTTGATGACCTTATCTTCCTTCCCACCACTCTTCTTACCGTCCCGCTCACGCATCTCTTTACCCAAAGCGGACTCAGATTGGTCCACACGGGCGATCTTGTAACCCTTCGCCACAAATTGGTTGGCCCAGTAGTCCAAACTCATCTCAGGAACACCGACCATGCGCATATTCACTCGATCAGTAAGTTTAAGGTCAAACATCTGGTGACCGATGGTGGCATCGTTTTCATATAGTTCGTAAAACTTTCCTTTCTTGAAGAAGACCACGGTATCCCAAAACTTTTGTTTGATCTCCCAGTACTGCTTCTCAAAAGGCGAGAATCTAGACCATGCCAGAGGAGGTATATAAAGAGTGCGAGGATCGTATTCTGGATGACCAACAGGGTGACCATCCATATCCCGAAGATTCGCAAGCCATGAATAACGCTCTTCCGGTTCTTTGAGATGTGCCTTTTGCTTGACGGCGCTGGATGGACTGTTGGAAGAGGTAGGAGCAGTGCGCTGTTGACGAGGTTCGAGGTTTTCCGGATCATATGTCCACTTCAAGGTTGTTCCAGATGGGGCGTCTGGGACGTCCAGGTCGACTTCCTCGTCGGCCGGTGTTGGCTCAAACGGTGGCGGTGATGATTTCGGTGCCTGTCGGTTTGTAGGTCGCTTGCGCTTTTTCGATGGCTTTGCGTCTTCGTCAGAGTCGTCCGCAACTACAAAATCATCCatttctgggtctgtcagctaTGTCCAGCGCAGAGAGGTGCAAAGAGTAAAAACTAACCATCGTCGGAATAACCGCCATCATTTCCATCCTGCTTGAACTCGTCATCACTTTCGGGCGAGGTCTTTCTCCTTTTATTAGTCCGACTGTTCCTCCGATTGGGGCCAAAGatctcatcgtcatcatcctctccttcGGAATCGGACTCGACGTAGTTGACCTGCTTCTTGGACTGCAGAGGATGAAAATTAGATGAAGGACTACGACATCATAAATAATCAATTTTACTTACTCGACGCGATGGAGAACCAGACGCTTTGGGTTGAACAGGACTCGTCTGTAACTAAACAAGAGCGGTCAGCTTCCAAATCACCACAGCCATAAGACCAGAACACACCTGTTCATTTGCgcccttttcctcttcctcatcaatcCCACCCAGGTCACTACTCGGCACAGGCGTCAGCTTCTGCGAGAATTTCGGCCcgtttttcttctttcccgTCGAAGCCTCCTTCGGAGCGTTCGCCCCCCTGTTCTCCGAAACTCGCTCCGCCGGTGAAGACGCGGGTTCTGGGCGTCGTGCGGCGGAAGACGGTGTTGACGGGGACGATTTTTGGAAAAATCCGAGGATGGATTTCTGACTCTTCATGTTCTGCGCGCTGGAGGTTGTTTTTTTGAGCGCTGCGGACGGGGGCGTCGCGGTCGTCGGCGAAGATGCGGCGGGGGTTTCTTTGGCCATTGCGGACGATAGAATTGATCAAAGTATCGGTGAAAGCATTCAAGGGTTAAAGAAATGCAGTTGAAAATGAAGTCTAGCTCTATGCAATGGGAGATGGAGAAACAAACTCGGGCGAGTGCGGTGCtgtggaggaagagagatCGCAGGGCGGAGACGTGATCGATAAGGGCGTCGCGCGTCGAACGCGTTTAGTGGTTTTGCCCGTGTACAGGGTAGGATATATGTCAATTCTACACTATGGCATTTCTACACCTGACGGGGCAAGATCATATAATAAAAGAGCCGATAAAATATAAAATTTGAAACCATCATAGGCCAAAAAATTAAGGAGAGTAAAGGAAAGGAGTAGAAACACGCCATTATGCTATGGTACATGCATTCGGATATGTGCAAAGTCTATAAATACACGAAGTCATAAGAGAAAGCAGTGTCATGTCCTCATTGAGATATCTTCTGGTCAGTTTTCGTCCTGTTGTGATCCCCATCCGGGCGCAGTAAGCCCACGCTCTTTGAATTCCTCGTCACTGATGATGTTGACCAACTTGACCTTCCATTTGCCCAGCTTCAGGATCAACAGAGAATCACCCTGAATGAATTCT from Aspergillus chevalieri M1 DNA, chromosome 1, nearly complete sequence includes the following:
- the MSH6 gene encoding mismatch repair ATPase MSH6 (BUSCO:EOG09260DP1;~COG:L;~EggNog:ENOG410PH6E;~InterPro:IPR036187,IPR036678,IPR027417,IPR017261, IPR007696,IPR016151,IPR000432,IPR007695,IPR007861, IPR007860;~PFAM:PF05188,PF05190,PF05192,PF00488,PF01624;~go_function: GO:0005524 - ATP binding [Evidence IEA];~go_function: GO:0030983 - mismatched DNA binding [Evidence IEA];~go_process: GO:0006298 - mismatch repair [Evidence IEA]) is translated as MAKETPAASSPTTATPPSAALKKTTSSAQNMKSQKSILGFFQKSSPSTPSSAARRPEPASSPAERVSENRGANAPKEASTGKKKNGPKFSQKLTPVPSSDLGGIDEEEEKGANEQLQTSPVQPKASGSPSRRSKKQVNYVESDSEGEDDDDEIFGPNRRNSRTNKRRKTSPESDDEFKQDGNDGGYSDDEMDDFVVADDSDEDAKPSKKRKRPTNRQAPKSSPPPFEPTPADEEVDLDVPDAPSGTTLKWTYDPENLEPRQQRTAPTSSNSPSSAVKQKAHLKEPEERYSWLANLRDMDGHPVGHPEYDPRTLYIPPLAWSRFSPFEKQYWEIKQKFWDTVVFFKKGKFYELYENDATIGHQMFDLKLTDRVNMRMVGVPEMSLDYWANQFVAKGYKIARVDQSESALGKEMRERDGKKSGGKEDKVIKRELSCVLTAGTLVEGSMLQDDMSVYCVAIKEAIVDDLPAFGLAIVDTATGQFSLSEFVDDVDMTKFETFVAQTRPQELLLEKSTISQKAVRILKNNTGPTTIWNYMKPGKEFWEADITVKELDTSEYFVSQDDENLQAWPETLRQAREKELVMSAFGAMVQYLRVLKLDRDLITIGNFTWYDPIKKASSLVLDGQTLINMEIFANSTDGGSDGTLFQLLNRCITPFGKRTFKQWVCHPLVDAKKINARLDAVDALNADPSVRDQFSSQLVKMPDLERLISRIHAGNCKSQDFVRVLEGFEQIEYTMSLLTDSGSGEGVIGQLIKSMPDLGGLLEYWKTAFDRTKAKENGILVPKAGVEEDFDNSQEFVEQLHSDLENLLKKVRRDLGSSAICYRDNGKEIYQLEVPIKVKNIPKYWDQMSATKQVKRYYFPELRSLIRKLQEAQETHSQIVKEVAGRFYARFDEHYATWLAAVKIVSQLDCLISLAKASASLGEPSCRPEFVDNERSVLEFQELRHPCLLSSVEDFIPNDVQLGGERPNIDLLTGANAAGKSTVLRMTCVAVIMAQIGCYLPCHSARLTPVDRIMSRLGANDNIFAAQSTFFVELSETKKILAEATPRSLVILDELGRGTSSYDGVAVAQAVLHHVATHIGALGFFATHYHSLAAEFENHPEISPKRMKIHVNDEERRITFLYKLEDGVAEGSFGMHCAAMCGIPDKVIERAEVAAKQWEHTSRLKEDLERRKGGGFIGLGWWSDVAWALKESTGEGECEGSEEISDAGLEVLRKAIEAL